CCCTAAAGCCAAATGACGTACGACAAAAACCAAAGACATAAACCGCAAGTCTTCGAGACACGTGGCAGaaattgccgagagagagagagagagagagagagagagagagagagagagagagagagagagagagagagagagagagagagactgtgtgtttCGGTCCAATATCAAGCGGTGGTAGCGTGAAAATGAGGGAGAAAGAAATCAAATTTCCGGCGgaacagaagaaaggaaaaaagaggaggaggaggaggaggaggaggaggaggaggaaagaggcgATTCTTCGAATCCTGGTTTCGAATCAAGGCCGAATCGGTTTCCACAATCGAATCGTCGAAACTTTTTAATTCTCCTTCCTATCGCAGTCCACGAAAGAGGGtgtgggtgtggggggggggggaagtgaaAGGTGAATTCAATATTCTTTTGAGGTTGAATTTAATATTCCAGGGTAACGTAAACGTGACGGGcagtatatacatgtgcatacttAATTAGGAGGTCACTGAGCAGATAAAAGCGTTGAGAGTATAAGGGAAGGGAATTGTATTCCTGCAGATAACTATGATTCATATTAAAGGGTAATAAGATCTAAGTTTATGTGtacgtatacataaacacattaattacatacatacataatttcatatataaatacctatatatatatatatgtgtgtgtatatatgtatgtatgtatgtatatggatgtgagagagagagagagagagagagagagagagagagagagagagagagagagagagagagagagagagattatcgcaTACAAAAAACATTGCCCAATACTAAaatacccacatacacacacacacattcgcggCCGCTCAAGAATCAGAATTTTAATCAAACCCTGGAAAAACATTGACCCACCGCCACTTCTTGCGAATCACTTCCGGGTGTGCGTAGCACCTGTTACGGCCCACCCCCTAAAAACCCGAAAACTGAAGCCTTCTAGAACTGAACCTAAACAAACCCATCGGCGACAGAACTAAACGCGGGAGAAGTGTCACTCTCGGTAATGACTCTTCTAAGGGTTCGGCAAAAAGTCCAGATGGGCCGCAATGCATAACAGCTGCTGTTGCGTCGAGGTTGcagctgatgctgctgctgctgctagtggtgctgctgctgcacggattaggggagggggaggaggtgggagggagagagagggaggggtggagaGGGAAGACAGGTCCCCTCGAAGGTGGTCGAGTAGCATCTGACGTATCCGATCTTGACCCAAATCCTTCCTTCCcgctaagaggaggaggaggaggaggaggaggaggaggaggaggaggaggaggaggaggaggaggaggtggaggaggaggaggagatagaggcgaaggaggaggaatagcagagaagaagaaggaggaggaggaatagcagagaagaagaagaagaagaagaagaagaagtagaagaagaagagaaaaaaaatgagaaggaagtAGTAGTAGGAGGTAGCAATAGTACTGGTCGATGTCGGGAAGAAggaacccccctccccccctctctctctctcctcctttaccTTAAAACTTTATCgcagtcattattttcttctccctttctggTCCTTCCTAATTAGAACTGGTCTATCCGACGTCCAGCGTCCGTAAATTACGAGCGACGGGAGAAGAAGATAGAGCGAGTCGCGAGCAACTATATTAAAAGTCTGAAGGAGATATTTAACCCCTTTTTTACAAGGTACTTAGATGCGTCCGCCCGTGGCTGCAGTTTCCTGAAGACAGGCTGAAAATGCTAGAGAGTGCCGAGGGCGGAAGTATTGAAAGAAGGAATGAGACCGTATTAAACAAGATCTTTTGAGAAGccatattaaataaaattgtttgagAAACCATATTAAACAATATCGTTTGAGAGACCACATTAAACAAAATCGTTTGAGAAACCATATTAAACAAAATCGTTTGAGAAACCATATTGAACAATATCGTTTGAGAAACCATATTAAACAATCTTGTTTGAGAAACTATATTAAACAATATCGCTTgggaaattatcttttatttacagcTATTTATAGCAACTTCAAGAAACATTCAGAATACAATAAAAGTATTATACATCGTTTCGAATTTACGATTAATTCCACCAAGAAATCTGACAGAATTCCAGAGAATTATCCCATGGAGAAATCTGGCAAAATTCCAGAGAATTATCCCTTGGAGAAGCCTGACAAAATTCCAGAGAATTTTCCCTTGGCGAAATCTGACAAAATTCCAGAGAATTATCCCATGGAGAAATCTGACAAAATTCCAGAGAATTATCCCTTGGAGAAACCTGACAAAATTCCAGAGAATTATTCCATTGAGAAATCTGACAAAATTCCACAGAAATATCCCATGGAGAAATCTGACAAAATTCCAGAGAATTATCCCACGGAAAAATCTGACAAAATTCTAGACAATTACCCCATGGAAAAATCTGGCAAAATTCTTGACAATTATCCCATGGAAAAATCTGACAAAATTCCAGAGAATTATCCCACGAAGAAATCTGACAAAGTTCCAGACAATTATCCCATGGAGATATCTGACAAAATTCCAGAGAATTATCCCATGAAGAAATCTGAGTGTTCCACAGAATTATCCCATGCAGAAATCTGACAAAATTCTAGGGAATTATCCCTTGGAGAAACCTGACAAAATTCCAGAGAATTACCCCACGCAGaaacctaacaaaaaaaattcttttaaaaaactatGATAACTAAAAGCAGTTAATGTCAAAACCATCTGAACCGGActaagaggggggggggggtgctgCTACTACCACTAGCATACTCCTCCCACACCTGGGCGCAATAAAGGACCTTCAAAGACACCCACACCCGAAAGAAAGAGACCCAAGTATAGAGGGTATATGGTGCCACGCCCGAGTACCTGCCTGTCTGCGCTGGGGCTCTTGTACCCAGCTATAAACACTCTCGTATTTTAGGCTCCGTAGAACACACTTCCGCCTGGCTGACAGAGCGGGCAtcgacgacagagagagagagagagagagagagagagagagagagagagagagagagagagagagagagagagagagagagagagaatatttttattattatttcataaagacATTTAAATCGGTCAaagttacctgagagagagagagagagagagagagagagagagagagagagagagagagagagagagagagagagatttttattttacaacgaCATTTAAATCGGTCAAAgttacctcagagagagagagagagagagagagagagagagagagagagagagagagagagagagagagagagagagagaaaatcgttcTAAAAAGTTTCTTACAAGACATTCAAACGGGTCAAACGAGGTCACCTAAAGTCTAAGTGGTTAGGTCAACAGGGCACTGCTCGGGGCTCAAATAAGGTCAAGTGACCTCTTGTTCGGAAGCATCTCAGGTCAAGGAGTCATCGGTAGAGGAACTAACAGCAAAGATTACggatatatttctatttttatcagCGTCCTCCAAGCAAAGTAAAGTTacgagaaacaagtaaaaactgcgccgaagaaactgtttacgagttttctgtacagccgctacaccgtgcAATCAAGCCCaatgaaaacagatctatctttcggtggtctcggtataatgctgtttgatcCGCGccctgtgaaactttaaccacggccccgtggtggcttatcctatatcgttgccagtagcacgattatggcttactctaaccttaaataaaataaaaactactgaggctagagggctgcaatttggtatgcttgatgatatGAGGTTGGATGATcaccatactaatttgcagccctctagcctcagtagtttgtaagatctgatgacggacagaaaaagtgcggacggacagaccaagaaAGCCGCCATAATAGTTGTCttgtacaggaaactaaaagtgaaatcaaacgataaaaaataatcattgacGATAAAATGAACTAGAAGTAAATAcagtaactcactctctctctctctctccaccgtaactctctctctctctccaccgaaaTTCGAGCAGAAAGGATGAAAAGTCGACCAAACTCCCACCAAAGCCCCATCAATCATCTCCCTACGAACCCAGTAGCTCTTTGGCAAGAAATACGAGCGAGTCGACATGATCCGGCATCAATTCACATGGGTCTGGGCGCGACCCCAATCATTATGGGGTCTCAAATAgcactagtagtagtagcagtaatagttaGTTAGTATGGAGGGCGTCTTAAAGAAGTAAGGCAGTACAAGACTGAATGAGGCAGTGCTTAAATAGTGGGCGTCTACATCGCaaaagagagaggtaaaaaaaaaaagtacagatttCCTGAAtggatcctttactttatcacatGTTCCTAAGTACAGGGCCGATTCCCGACCTCAGAAGCGCTGTACGATGTACGACAATACTAGACTGAATGACGCAATACTTAAAACACTGGGCGTCTACATCGCAAAAGAACgacgtaaaaataaacaaaaaactaaagatTCT
The sequence above is drawn from the Macrobrachium rosenbergii isolate ZJJX-2024 chromosome 15, ASM4041242v1, whole genome shotgun sequence genome and encodes:
- the LOC136846362 gene encoding serine-rich 25 kDa antigen protein-like codes for the protein MEKSGKIPENYPLEKPDKIPENFPLAKSDKIPENYPMEKSDKIPENYPLEKPDKIPENYSIEKSDKIPQKYPMEKSDKIPENYPTEKSDKILDNYPMEKSGKILDNYPMEKSDKIPENYPTKKSDKVPDNYPMEISDKIPENYPMKKSECSTELSHAEI